The DNA segment GAGCAGTAAAGTAACTTTGAGTTCTGGATTAATCACCAATGTTGTCTGGAAGTGTTTTGCCAGGAATTTGATATTAAAAGGTAGAAATgcaggaatttctgctgtggctccgtgggttaagaacacgactagtatccatgaggatgcagatttgatccctggccttgctcaatgggttaagtattcagcattgcctttgagtgtaggtcacagatgcagctcagatctggcgttgctgtggctgtggcacaggccagaagctgcagctctgatttgacccctagcctgggaacttccatatgcttttcctgggtgcagccataaaaagcaaataccatCCTCTTCATGtaaaaagaaactgcaaaatCACAGCTGcctcactattcacaatagccaagacatggaaacaacccaaatgtccatcgacagatgattggattcggaagatgtggtatatatacacaatggaatactactcagccataaaaaagaatgccatcatgccatttgcagcaacatggatggaactagagaatctcatagtgaaatgagccagaaagacaaagacaaataccatatgatatcacttataactggaatctaatatccagcacaaatgaacatctccttagaaaagaaaatcatggacttggagaagagacttgtggctgcctgatgggagggggagggagtgggagggattgggagcttgggcttatcagacacaacttagaatagatttacaaggagatcctactgaatagcattgagaactttgtctagatactcatgttgcaacagaagaaaggctgggggaaaaatgtaattgtaatgtatacatgtaaggataacctgacctccttgctgtacagtgggaaaataaaaacaaacaaacaaacaaaaaaatcacagctgCCTTAGGACATACTTCAAACATAGCAATTATTGTAAGAGtattttctttaatggctgcCTTAATAATGAGGAATTTAAATTATAAACCAAAATGAGGTATTACTACTCACCACATTGAAAATAGTGACAATATCAAATGTTGGTTAGAATGGGCAATAATTAGAACTCCACGCAGGATGGGCAGAGTGTGAACTAATGTAACTACTTGAGGAAATTGTTTGATGgtatctagtaaaaaaaaaaaaaaaaaaaaaaaggaaagaaacaagctCCCTTTAATCCAGAACATTCAATGTAGGCTTTATGTACAATGCAGCACATTCTTGTgtaagaatgttcacagcagcatttccATTAAAGACAAAACAAGGTAAATATCCAGGAGAGGAGCTGCTGAATAATacagaagttctatttttaattttggtaggaatacctccatactgttttccattcaGTATGTaattggttgcaccaatttacactctcaccaacagtgtgcaagggttctcttttctccacatcctctccaacactggTTATTTGTAGGCTTTGTAGAGGAAAGCGAGATGGGGAAATGTAGGGATATTGGATTAAGACACACCAAATACTCTGTACACattagataagcaacaaggttaTATCACACAGCACAGGAATTATAGCTACGATCTTATAATAAGTTTGTTTGCTagcttcctttttagggctgtacccaaggcatatagaaggtcctaggctaggggtcaaaccagagttgGAGCTGCTACCTATGACAcaaccgcagcaatgccagatcccagccatatatGAGACAGCTTTCGGCCACGCCAGAATCTCAACCCACTATGTGAAGCCAGcaattgagcccacatcctcctcgacactacatcaggttcttaacccacaaagccacaacaggaacgcctttTGTAATGATAGCTTTTAATGGAGAATAACCTATAAAAATgctgaatcactatactgtacacctaaaactaataaaatactgtaaatcaaatatacttcatatAAAGGAGTAAACAGCCAAACTCTATTAGTAGTAGCATGAACAAGCAAATTTGATGTATCAATTTCATGGAACATGCTTCAGCCATATAAAAGGAACTGCTGTTACATTCAACATGTAATCACTTATGtactcttttaaaacaaaatgctaaACCAAAGAAGCCAGATATGAGGGCATATATCCTCTAAAACTTTATATGCATTTCAAAAGGAGGCAAAAAGGTAACTTTGAGACTCTCATAACCTTGTCTCAGGGCttgtaaccaaaaaagaaaaagttctgcaTATGACACAGTCCTTGAAGGAGTTTGCTCCAGGTGGTGTGAGAGAGGCTTAGTGACTAGAAAATGTttatggaaatgttgtaaaatgcTGACAGCATTCTATCTTTAATGTCTTGAAGAAAGTAACATACAGAATTCTCATTCAGAATTATTTGTCTGCTTGTCATATTTCCTGAtatgaaagagagaggaagagaaaagagaggcatcagaaaggaagcaaagaaaacacGGAAGGGTAATAATTTACAGGAGTTGGGAAATTAGGATATGGACATCTTTAGAGGCATGTTTTCAGCCTCTTATGTTCTGGGAGTGATACATAAAcagaattttccttctttttttcccttttgaactgaagatgatttttttaaagcagaattagatttaataatatgtatacatatacacacatatattgtcTAATTTCCGCAATAAATTGTATCCCATTAattgaagaaaaatgtaataacaaCTTAAATGTATATAGCACATTTAAGCAAAtaactcctctcttttctctctcgtCAAAATTACGGTGAGTGAGAAAACAGCTGTTTGGCGTTGATTAACTCTCTGATCGCCTCCTTCACATCGTTATTTCTAAGGCTGTAGATAAGGGGGTTTAACATGGGGATCACCACTGCGTAAAACACGCTGGCTACTTTGATGAAGAGAAATGATCTTTTGGAGCTGGGCACACAGTAGAGAAGAAAGATGGTCCCGTGGAAGATGGTGATGGCGGACAGATGGGAGGCACAGGTGGAGAAAGCTTTTCGGAGCCCACCAGCAAATGGCATTTTGGTAACTGTGACAACGATGAAAAGGTAGGAGGAGAGGATAATCAGGAGGCTACAGGCCTCATTGAATATGGACATGATAAAAATCAGCATCAGGATGAAATAAGTGtcagagcaggaggcagagatGATGGCGGAATACTCACAGCTAAAGTGATTTATGATGTTTGACCCGCGGAAGGATAGTTCCGAAAGAGAACATGTGAGGGTCAAGGAACATAACCCACCCCACGAGTACGTTGAGGCCACCAGGAGGACACAGAGCTTAGGAGACATAGCAACTGTGTAGAGCAGGGGGTTACAAACAGCCACAaaccggtcataggccatcacggcTAACATGAACATTTCCGTAATGACAAatgtgcagccaaagaaaaactgCATCATGCAACCCATGTAAGAGATCGTCTCTACGTTCACAACCAAGACCTCTAAGAGTTTGGGTGTAACTGCAGAAGAGTAACAGAAATCAAGAAAGGAGAGATGGCTGAGaaaaaagtacatgggggtgtggagctTGGGATTGATTCTGATGATTGCAATCATACCCACGTTCCCCACCACAGAGACTGTGTAGATGGCCAAGAAGACCAAGAAGAGGGGCGCCCGGAGGTGTGGGTATTCGGAGAAGCCCAGGAGGATGAAGGTGATTCCAACACTCTGATTTGCCTTTTCCATCACTATGGTTCCTGCTGGACAAAATCAGAGAATCTGTCCTGAGCAACCAAATATGACAGAGGTAGgcggctatttttttttttttttttccccaggctgggctggggcctggaaCAGGTGGGTTTTTGTGGGGGAGTACGTTTGGGTCCTGATGGAGAGTCAGAGAGAGGATGGACTAGAAGGATCTGAGCATCATGAGTGGCTCAGGGAATGGACCTGTTTGAATTTGCTCATCTTAGCTATTTCCACTTCCCTCCACATGAATGTTTCTTTAAATAGATCCATTTAATTAAAACAGTTGGCTATGACTACAAACTCTTACATTTGCTCTGGCCATTTTAATTGGCCAAGGTGTCTTCTCTTTTACTCTCatttttcctcacttttctgTCTTCCTTGTCACTTTTCCTCTCTGACCACCAGACAGACCCCAGTTTTATATCCTTGTAATGATTTCATCAACTGGCTTAACATTGTTAGTAGGTCATTTGTTGCATCTTCTAGAAAGTATGAATGACATCTTGTAAAGATCTTAGACTTTGTATTATGGTTAATCTAGATTCAAATTTGGCCTTAGCCACctattaatatgtgtctctgaCAAGTTGTTTAATTGCTCTGCAACTGATTCCCTTATCTATGGAAATATGATAACAgtattagcatttatttttatttttatgtaaaattttatataaggCATAACTTAGCTATATTTTAAACATCTAAGATTAAATTGGACATGCAGTAAATGTCACctcaaatttaatttcttctcttcttatatttctgtttttaaataagtatactttgaatttcaaatatatgACTGCAAAATACTCTGGAATGCAGCACCAGTTATAACTTCAGAAATATGAAGTTGTGAACATAGAGAATAGgacctgggggaaaaaatgggcagagacatAGAGGAAATAGCTGTCTTTCCTGATTCTTTTCTAATGCTTTCTTCTTAGAGACACATTTCAATTATCATCTCAAGTCAGCCACGcataactttcttttctccatttttcttccttgtccttATCTGGATTTCTAGGCTTCGCTTTTCTTCTCAGGTACAGGTTTAGAGAAAGGCAATTAGGACTAAATGAAAGTATTCTTCAAAATGTGCTCCCATCTTTATCCCTGGCTACCTAggtaaaaatcatctttatttagGCTGCCTACATCCACCCTTCAGGACTAGctttcattacattttatttagatCTGTGCTTAAATTCTCACACGTTGTCGAAATTGCTCCTTACAAATTACTTGAAATCTTAACCCTTCTGTCTGGATTTCCATAAGCTCTAACGTCACTATATCACTCGGACTCTTTAACTGGTATGCCTTTTGTTTAACTCATACCAGCGATTTTGATTGTTTtgcataaaacacatttttttttataacttcgTATCTTCATCACATTGATCACATTGTTTTCTAACCCCATCAGATTTGAAGCATCATTGCCTTTTAATATCGAATTCCTGGCAAAATGCTTCCAGACAACTTTGGTGATGAATCCTTAACTCAAAGTTACTTTACTGCTCCATCTTGCTTCCACCTAGATGGTTTTAAACTCAAAATTTTAATGCAAAGTCTGGCATATTTCTCTACAgttttatggatttctttttaatattttcctaaaatgtttttcaaattgagAACAGGTAATATTATTTGAATATCCATCAGGTAAGCCGCAGAAGGAAGGTTCAAAGACAATGCATTCCAGGAATCTTAAAGATGTAAGAAATAGAGTTCAGTAACTCATATTCTTATTCTTAACTGAAGTAAAATTATACCATTGCCCTGCTACTGGATTTGCGAAGGTGTTTCTCTGCCAAAAATATTGATGATTTCAGAGTTTCCCACATCAGAATTAAAGTATAACACTTAGTTTCACAACTCACCAGAAGACAGATATTCTTTTTAGATTTATTGACTGAAATCTTCTTTGATTTAAATAAGATTCTTGAGAATTATTTCACAAAACATaccttttataaaaaattattgtagCTTATAATATTAGGCTATCAGAACTGCTTCCA comes from the Phacochoerus africanus isolate WHEZ1 chromosome 4, ROS_Pafr_v1, whole genome shotgun sequence genome and includes:
- the LOC125124456 gene encoding olfactory receptor 5D18-like codes for the protein MGLENNVINVMKIRSYKKKCVLCKTIKIAGTIVMEKANQSVGITFILLGFSEYPHLRAPLFLVFLAIYTVSVVGNVGMIAIIRINPKLHTPMYFFLSHLSFLDFCYSSAVTPKLLEVLVVNVETISYMGCMMQFFFGCTFVITEMFMLAVMAYDRFVAVCNPLLYTVAMSPKLCVLLVASTYSWGGLCSLTLTCSLSELSFRGSNIINHFSCEYSAIISASCSDTYFILMLIFIMSIFNEACSLLIILSSYLFIVVTVTKMPFAGGLRKAFSTCASHLSAITIFHGTIFLLYCVPSSKRSFLFIKVASVFYAVVIPMLNPLIYSLRNNDVKEAIRELINAKQLFSHSP